GCACTATCAGCTGGTGCTACTGGAGCGGTGAGATGCGGCTGACCCAGACGCGAGGCGACAAAAAAATATCTCGGTCTGAGCATGGGCACACCAAACATAGTAGGACACAAATTTAGTGTGGTTAGCTTATAACCCAACTGCTCAAAAGTGAGGTTGAGATGTGCCTCCATGCGACTACCTTTGATACCATCGACGTTTTCTATTAATACAAAAGACGGTCTTAGCTCTGGCAGGAGTTGCAGCAAATTAAGCAATGAGCGCGCGCGTGGATCATCTTTATCAAGCTGATTGCCGCGCACACTATAGGGCGTGCATGGCGGAGACATCCACCACAAGTCCGCTGGCTTGATTTGCCCGACCTTTATAGAGTCCAAATTATGTAGATCAGGCACCAGTCCATAGTTTTGAGTGTAACTCAAATTGGCAGCTTGATTTTGATCAAAAGCCTGGATGATATCGAGCGCCACTGAGCCAGTGCGTGCAGCCTGAGCAAAAGCGCCAATGCCCGAAAAGAACTCTATGACTTTTAAACTCAAACTGGTTACTCGTTATTGTGGACGAGTACCGGTTATACCAGCCGCCACAAAATTTGTCGCTATCGCCTGACGCAGGCTGATACCAATGTCATCTGAGGCATCTGGCAAGAAGTTACCGAGCCCAATGCGTGCATTATTGTCAAAATGTCCCACCATATGCAGGACAAAGCCCCGGCCAAAAGGAAAAATACAAGCCAATATGCCCAGATGCTCAGGGTCTTCAGCAGCTAGCTCAGCGGAGGTGACCAGTACTCTAACCTTTTGGGGATCGAGCACTTTGACCAGGTGGGCGCTATCATCCAGTTTCCAATAAGCCTTTTTAACGGTATGAATAGCCAGCACGGGGTCTGGAGATACATACTTAGCCTGGTAGACAGGTCTTTTGTTGACACCTTTGTTCCAGGTTATATAGCCCGGGAAGGTATTAGTCACAGTATTGTCCAGAGCCCAATCTGTAGTCAGCAAGTAGCCACCACGGGCGACAAAATCGCGCAATAATTGCAATTTTTCTCTTTTGAGATCTCCAGCACAGTTAATAATGACAACCTTTGCAGCTGCCAGGGACTGGGCTGTCAAATCACGGGGCTTGATATGGGTATAGGGCAGACCCAGATTCCGTAAAGTCTTGTCGGCATGGTCCCACTGACCAGCTACTTCCACAATAAGCTCATCGTTTTGCACTTGACCGTAGATGATCGGATGACTTTTGCCAAGCCACACTCTAAAAGCATTTGGCTTAAGCATGGAACTCTTAGACGCGCCAAGATTAAAACTTGTATTATCGACAAAACCGATAATCGGATCACGGCTGTCAAAACCACCACTTGCGGTGTTGACAGTAAATTGCAAAGCCTCGACCCCTCCCTTAATAGGGGACACTCTTTTGGGGGCTACGGGCGGCATCAAGCTCAGATTTGTAGACTGCGCCAGAACATTATTGCCAGGCAATAGGGCAGCCAAAGCCAATCCAAGACTCAAAAGTGCTTTTTTTGCGGACATTGCGCCCCTATCGATAACTAGCTAAAGAGGAGACGCAGAGAGTAGCACTTTGTATCCCAAAGCCTGTCAAAACAAAACAACATTTCATTTGGCGGGGCTTTTTAGCCAGCACACAGCTGATAAAATCATGACTTTATCACCAGCGAGCCAGTTTTAAGTCTATGAGAAAGTACAACAAGAGTTTCAAAGCATTTATTGGATTGTTAGCTCTGTGCAATTGCACGGCTATATCCAGCGCATATGCCGAAGAGGCTAAAGATGGGTCAAAAGCAAAGACCGAAAGTACCACTGAGGCTAAAACTGAGTCGGTGAACACAGGTGCTAGCAATCTTGCCACCACTAATACGGCTACCAGCAAAGCCGCA
Above is a window of Candidatus Obscuribacter sp. DNA encoding:
- a CDS encoding DNA cytosine methyltransferase, yielding MSLKVIEFFSGIGAFAQAARTGSVALDIIQAFDQNQAANLSYTQNYGLVPDLHNLDSIKVGQIKPADLWWMSPPCTPYSVRGNQLDKDDPRARSLLNLLQLLPELRPSFVLIENVDGIKGSRMEAHLNLTFEQLGYKLTTLNLCPTMFGVPMLRPRYFFVASRLGQPHLTAPVAPADSAALSSYIASNMSGAQLSSLMLPDSQLERYRPVLNIIDSEAPDSRAICFTSGYYKCRKASGSLIATTGGARFFAPEEILNLLGFVPQYKLPEDLPLSTRYRLVGNSVDVRSIKYLMAQINPLLRSISDV